The Rattus rattus isolate New Zealand chromosome 8, Rrattus_CSIRO_v1, whole genome shotgun sequence genome contains the following window.
tctaaacagAGTTTGCAGGGCTATGTCCTTATCCCCTTTGCCATGTGTGGGACACACCACATACTTAATCAGCCAGCATCTTGTATTGGAATTGTTAATCCCAAAGATGCACAGAGAAAGACCAAAGTATCATggtcaaattaattaaagcaagctttttaatTATGTACACAGGCTGCCTCCCCTTAAGACAGAATTCAAGAGTTCAGCCTTGGACATGGGAAAATAAGGGCTTTTATACTCAGGGGTAGAGGGTTTCCAAATGGGGGATtgggcaggcaaatggataggaTTAGAGAAGCAGAAAGTAACAAGATGGTCATGACAACAGGTGGTTAGAACAGCCTTTTGAAACAAAGAGTTGGaaggtagaattttttttaaaagacacagttGCCATTTTCTGGAACAGGAAGTACAAAACCATTTGTAGTGAAGGTTATAAGTAGGCCATAGCCCAGTCCTTGAGCAACAGATTTAATCATGAACAGGATTTTGTCTTTACTATAAGATAACTTTCAGATCCAAGATGGAAGCAGGCTGGTTTGTCAGGAACATCCCAGCTTCTAGGGTAACAGCCAAGGATGAGGTATTTTATTGAAGTCTAAACACATCAATATAGTACTCAGTGTGTACTGAAATAACTTTTTATACCAAATACAGGTACTTAAATGCTGACTTTGGGTGTGATGACACTTCTGTGCCTAGACTAGACCTTACTAGGAGAAGCCCACTGGGTGATATAATTGATTCAATGCTAGACTAGGCCTTACTAGGAGAAGCCCACTGGGTGATATAATTGATTCAATGCTAGACTAGGCCTTACTAAGAGAAGCCCACTGGGTGATATAATTGATTCAATTCACAGATACCTGGCTCAGGTTATATATAACAAACAAAAGGTCTCAGGCCATGGACTGCTGGCCCCCTGGGAGTATAGCAGATGAGTAGGGGCTCTGACCTCATGTCCTGCCCCCGAGCTTGAATTTTATCTATACCTGGACTGTTCACTGTCTGTGCTCAAACACCCTCATCTTTAAGACATCACAGAGATTTCAAACATGTTCTCCAGAAGGCCTGAGGATCCTTGAAGGAGCTGTAAGGAAGGATGTGAAAATCAAGGGGGATTGTATCATAGCAAGACAGGCTCTTCAGCCCTACTTCAGTCAAGAGGGAAAAGACTGTAACCGTGGGACTccagtaattttttaaaacatcttatttatttaaatgtgtgtgtgtgtgtgtgtgcgtgcgtgtgtgcctgcACCAATGTGCAACTCTGAGGCACCCAGCCAACCCTAGCCCCTCTGTAGGGCCATCCCCTTCTCCAGAGCCTAGGTAGGCTGGGCATAGACCGTGAGGGGACTATGGCATAGAATTCATGTCCCTCTTGCTCCAGGAGAGGATAGTATCCTGGGTAAGGGCTAGAATGCAGTCTCAGGAGAGGATGAGGAAGCCTGGGAAGCTCAGCTCAGATCAAGAAACCCTTGGAGGTAGAGGAATAAGACTACCTCATAATAGTTATGAGGTGGACTGTTGAGACCATGAGGGGAACAGCCTAATGGCCAGGGCTTTGGTTGGCTCGTCCATAGATGGTGAGAAGCCTGGAGCATGGGAGAGCATTTGGTGACTATGTTGACAGTAAGGGGTAATGAGGACAGATGTAAAGGCCAGAGTTCCTCTCCCCTTAGAACTCGAGTCTCAGATGTGGTAATCCCTGTATACTCACTCTTGTCTGTGACACGTCTGGGAGGCTCTTAGAGTTGTCCTACCCTGCCCATTTACTTTCAGGTTGCACCTCTGCAGATCCATGAGCCCTGTCTCGGTGTGTCTTCTCCCTAGTCTCACAGAAGTCTGCTCACTAACTGTATGGTCTTAACCACTATGCAATCCAAGGTGGAAGGAGACATGTGACTATCACAAACCAATGGGCCAGAGGTGGTTTCTATGGTACTGTATTGTCTATGCCCTCACCCCAGTAGTCATCGATCCTGACCCCATAGTTGTAGAGTTGGTATTCATCCAGTCCATTGAGGGTATGCATCCATTGTGAGTGTTGCTGTCCTTAGAGAAAGAAATCCTTTAATGCCTGAGGAACCTGGTGATGAGGAGAACCAGGAAGGTGTGATATAGACAGACACCATCAGATTTTGTTCTCACTCTAGTCTGTCCAGCTGGTGACATTCTCCTGAGTCCCTGGAGGTCCAGGTCTGCACTTGGACCCCATGGGAAAGACATAGGGAATGGGAAATGAAGGCTGTGAGCCCAGGAATCAGACTGCCTGAGGACATCAATAGTGAGAAGACAGTGCAGAACAACGTCTATAGGCTAGTGAGAGGGAACTTGGCAGATTCTTTGAAGACAAGTGACTGCTATAGGCAGGGAAGGCTTcttggaagaggaaaggaggaggaggggggaggagggaggagggagggggaagagggggaagaaggggaggagggggaggaggaaaaggtggaagaaggggagaggaggggaagaggaggaagagggggagcagggggaggagggggaggaggaagaggagaagaggagggggaggaaaaggagggggagggagaggaggaggaggagggaccacTGCTCAGCTTACCTCCTTTTGTATGAGCTCAGAATAAACCACGCAGGCAGCGGAGATCAGCTCATCCGCATCAAGGTCGATAAGCTTGTTGCAGGCCTGGAGGGGatggtgagtgtgagtgtgtgtgtgtgtgggggtgtgtgtctgtgtgtaagcaAGCACTCCTTGTGCCTTTGGGCACAGGCAGTACAAAGGTAAGAAAGCTACTCTCACAGCAGTTATTGGGGAGCACTTGAGGTTTCTACAACCTGCCACAGTGCCTGCAAATTGTATGCTTTGGGAATATAAACATAGCCTTCACATGGGTGTATTGGAAGCCCTGGGGTTCTGCTACGTCTCAACTTCCTAAGGTTTATAATTGGAGTACCACGTAAGGTGTTTTTGTTTCCTCATACTTCAGCTGACTTTTAAATCACATCTAAAGAACATAGGCCCTTTTCTTCATGGCCAAGGGTTAATATCAAGGCAGTAGAGTCTAGTGGTTAGACCATTcaaggcctcagtttcctcacaaGCTTACTTGGATGATTAAACCAGTACAGTCTCTTGTCACTGTTGCAGGGCCTTTGAAAGTATTCTACTAAAACCCGTCAGCATGGCGTGCCATACTTCCTCTTATCACCTGCTCTCCTCTGGAGGCAAAAGCTGCCATAAACCAGAATTGGCCTGCACTCTTTTGTGAGATGGGTACAGGGATCAGGCTCTAAGCTGGCAGGGGATCTGGCTAAGGGCACTCTCACCATGAGAATGGCGTCACCGCTCATACACTCCAGCAGCGCCTGCTCCCGCACCATCTGTAGCATGCTGTAGGCCACCAGCACCTGGAAGTTCCTGCAGGGCTTCCCTGTCAGCAGGACCTGTGGGCAGCCAGCAGGCTTCAGCCCTGTTGCCTGAGACCAGGATACCCTGGGGGCAGTAAGCTACCACAAACCATAAACTCAGAACAGAATATAGAAAAACTAGAATTTGAATGGGGGCCTAGCAATCCAGGGCTGGTCTAAAATCTGCAGCAGGGGTGCTATATTCGATTTGGACTTGGAGGTCGGCAATCCAGGATGAAGGGGTGAGTCAGGCGGGAGTTGCATTATGGGATAGCACACAGTCAGGCTGGCAGTTGGGCTGGACCCTCTAGCTAGGCACAGCTGTGAGGCAGGACAGCAAGAGGTGGTGAGTTTGTTCCTAGAGAGGATCATCTGCTGGTGGCCCTAGGGACTGTTGTCGGGAAAACTTCAGGTGTCCTTGGGGCCTGCCTTGTGGGGAAGCAGGTTCTAAGAGAAGCAGCATTCTAGACAAGGGAAAGGCCAAGGAAGAGCAGTGAAggcagcagagagcaggagagggggGAGCAGCTGCAGGTGCCTCTGTGCTGACTGCCCTATAGGAAATCAGGGGAGTCTGGCATCACGACTGATGGACAGACGCTCTAGCATTCTCCCGCAAGGGGGAGTAGGGTTGATAACCTAATTAAACTCCAAATGGCAGAGCATCATCCAAagccaggaagaaagggaggcaggaaaacTTGCAGTTTCTTTCCTAACACAGAAGGGGTCCCTTCTACCTTAAGTGTCCCCAGCTGCATGTGCCTCACCTCCCAGAGCCTCCAGACATCATCGAAGGATTTGAAGGCACgctggaagcaaaggcagaacCATGGGAAGAGGGACTGCACAGCTCCTGAGCCCTTTCCTTCTGTGGGGAGAGAAGCAGGTGCTTAAGCCACCACACAACAGAGCACGGCAGACATAGGAAACATGAAAATTTCACCTGCTACTTTCCCAGCAAGCCATGGAgtccatttggagcataggttTAGCACCACAGACCCAGGCTCCTCCGTGTTGCTCCTCCCCTCCAGAGGATATCTGCTAGGCTGGGCCCTGGCCCTCCCATGGCCTACCTGCTGGTGTGAATAGTAATAGTAACTGTGGACCACTCACTGAGGTGGTCAGCAAACTGAGGGTCCAGTAAAGTGATCAGGTTGTTGAGCATGTCCAGGTTCTTGCCTACACCGATGTTGATGACACAACTGTGCTCCTGTAAGAGACGGGACCAGGGGATCAGTCCTCCTAGTTCAACTTGAGAGCATCGTGGAAGAAGGTCAACCTCTCAGTCCCAACTCTGAGAGGCCACGTGTCTGGTTCATccacttccgtgtgtgtgtgtgtgtgtgtgtgtgtgtgtgtatatatgtgtgtgtgtgtgtgtgtatgtgtgtgtatgtgtgtgtatgtgtgtgtgcacgtgtgtatatatatatgtatgtatatgtgtgtatgtatgtacatgtgtacgtgtgtatatgtatgtatatgtgtgtgtatgtacgtgtgtgtgtacatgtgtatatatgtatgtatatgtgtgtatgtatgtacgtgtgtacgtgtgtatatgtatatatatgtgtgtgtatgtacgtgtgtgtgtgcgtgtgtatatatgtatgtatatgtgtatgtatgtacgtgtgtgtgtgtatgtgtgtgtgtgtgtgcgtgtgcgtgtgtatgtgctgtCTCTGATTTGTGTGTACCCCTGTGCCTGTTTGCTATGTGTACATCTCTGGGGCAGTCATGTATGTACTCATGTGCATCTTAACATGTAGGGGTGAGGTGGAGCTGCAAAGGTGTCCAGCATGTGGCAGCGACCCCAGTGATTAGGTCAGAGCTGAGAGGAAAAGTTCAGCAAGCACATCCTAGCAAAGAGAGGTCAGGTAGGTTGTGGGAAGCTTCTAGAAGGTGATAACATCTTTTCAGATAGCAATACCCTCATCCCGGGTACAGAGTAGGGTGTATCTGGTTACTACTGAGTCCTTCAGGGGGTCTGGACTATAGATCATTGGAGGGGACAACGGgaggaggcaggaactaaaaggTGCCCTTGGAGGGCCTTGGAGGCCCTTGGGATACTAGACTGTATTCTGGAGACCTGGGGAGCCATAAGGGATCAGAAGGGAGTTCTGTGTTTAGGGAATGaaaggccagcagagggtgcCACCACTGGGCCTGGTAAAGTGGGGCCCAGAACAGCCCCCCTGAACTCTTTGGCTTCTACCGCTCACCCACTGACCTACAGGGTGTTTGGGGACTGGAGGAAGTGTTtgaggtgggtggtggggaggaggagatTCGAGCCCCGCTCAGTCCTCACTGTTTTCTGCAGGAAGAACTGGAATAGCCAGAAGGTCTCGTGGTCGTGCTCCACCATCAGCTGGAAAAGCATCACCATCTCGTGGAAGCCTCGCTGGTACTCTGCAGGGGAGGGCACCGGTGAGGAAGAGCTAATGGACCACGGGCCAGCATCCAGGAAGGAGCCAGCAAGCCTGGGCTGGGGTTCCACCCGCAGCTCACCAGCCTTTGTGTTGCAGACATAACTCAGCAGCAGGGtcttctccagtttcttcttgTCTATAAGCACATTGCCCAGGGGATCTTTATCATACAGCTTCTGAATGTCGTACACTAGGTTAGACAAGGGACAGGAAGCGACAGTCAGTCATCTCCGGCATAGAAAGCAAGgattgcttcctctccctccatagAGGACAGGTTCTAAAAAAAACCCTAGCAGGGGGCTACAAAGGGCATGTCAGCCCCCAGCACTCAATTCATCATCATACCCTGCTGCCCTGGGCTTCTCCTCGCCTTCAAATGCTCCTCCCATCCCATTCAGATCTGATTTAGTTCAAAGTCGTGGGATGGGGAGAGATAGGCAAAGCAATAGGGACAGCGCGTGTCAGGGAAGCACACCTAGGGATGCCCATGAGTATGGGTGATGGATTGACCCAGGTATGGCTAGGAAAATTCCAGGCCAGAATCAAGGCAATTACCAAGCCCCAGGAGTCACCTGTGCCTGGAAATGACTAGGGAAAGACATGAATGGCGCTtgccctctcctctgcccagccctccctccctctgctcaccGATGTTGTTCCGAGTCTCCGTGAAGTTCCCATGTAAATTTTCCAGCAGGGGCTGGATTTTCTCATACATCTGGCACAAGGAGTTGTAGTTCCTCCTGAGAGAACAGCATTGGGGCCGAGTAAGACCGTCTTCCCCTTCCAAGAGTCGGTCTGGCTACAGCTGCTGCCGAGCTCAAGGGGAATAGGGTGGCTTTGCCCACCTGGTCCCCACCTGTGGCGCTTTCACCCATCTTAGCCTTAGTGGCCTTGAGTGAGCGTTCCCCAACACGAAGCTGGTACAGTGTGGAGACAACTTAATGTGGGGTGGTCTTTATGGTCTCCCTGTAGCACCAGAACCCTGGAATCACCACGTAACAACCAAGTATTTGCCGAGGGATGTCGCCCTCCcttctctaagcctcagtttgcTCATCTGTGAAGTGGAGACAgttctggcacacacacacacccctcagttGGAAGGACTCATGCTGGAGGCTGAAATTTAGTCAGTCCAGTAACTAAGGGATGGCCTCTAAAAGTCATATCCTAAATGTAACCCACTAGAACCTGTAAGATGGTCTTATTTATAGTCAAGGTTTTTTTCTATTGTGAATAAGAATCTCAAGATGAGATCATTGTGTGTTTTCTAGGGGACCTATAAATGACAATTgtctttatcacacacacacacacacacacacacacacacacacacacacacacacacacacgtcagaaGGCATGTGTCCACTGAACCAGAGAGTGAATGGATGTAGCCTCAAGCCAAGGAAGCTTCCGTGGGAGGTGTGGAGAAGAACCTTCTGTCTCTCAGTGCCTTCCCAGGAGGCCAGCAGGCAACCTTgtcttctgcctccagaatgccagagaaaaaaatgtctgttgTTGTCAACCCCCATTTGTAGCACTTTGCCTCGGCAATCCTGTGGGCCGTTCCTTTGGGCCCTCGGTACCTGGTCTGACACTCACATCCCTTCTGTCCTGGACTATTCTCTGCTGGTCCCTTGTGGAGCTGTCTTTTCCATAACCTGGCTGAGAGCTGCCTCGTGGCCGAGCTCAGCTTCTGCTTCAGACCCCCTCAGACTTAGGCAGCCTAAGACAAACACCTCCAAGAAGGACACAATCCACCGTGGGATCATTCAGACCCAGCCCACCTTGAGCACTCACAGGTGAGGCCTATAGTGAGTCAAAGACAAGGTAACTGGAGGACTTGGACTCTCCCCCAGTGTGCTCTCCACAGGGGAGAGAAGCAGCAGGCTCCATGCTCAGCAAGCCCAAGTCCCAGGGTCACAGAAGTGACTTTGGGTGGCATTCCCACCAACATGCACCATAGCTGTTCTTTCCCTGTGCATGATGGCATTCCTATTCCTATAATGAGATCATTGTCACCACTCTGTGACCTGTACTGTGACCCCAAACTTGACAGTGGTGGAGACTGAGCCTTAAGCTGGGAAATTCGCTCAAGAGTGTGATGTTGATGCTAGAACTTGAATTCTCTCCCAAACCTAAGACTATGCCAAGTTCAAAGGTTTCGTGCTACTCACTTACGAAGATCCTCCAGTCAATCAGGGCCGACTAGAGGAAGTGCCCTGCTTGATCTTGGCCTTGAAGCAAGGACAGagtttttgcatttatttattcagtgtgtgtgtgtgtgtgtgtgtgtgtgtgtgtgccacatacttgtggatgtcagaggatagATTGTGAGAGTCCACTCTGTCCATCCACTATGGGGTTGAAGTCAGATCGTCAGGCTCGGCAGCAGGTGCCTctattctcttatatttttggttgtgagcctagcctttaacggctgagccatctctccagcccggtgcCTCTATTCTCTAAGCAACCCCACTGGCCCAAGGGTGGGGCTCTGGGAAATAGAGAATAGGGAGGCCAGTGTGAATGAGGGAGAAcgagtgaatgaatgagcaagAGCAGAGGGAGTCCAAAAGAGTGGTCGAGCTGGTGGGGATTCCGTGTGTTAGCTTTGTattcaacttgatacaagctagaatcattttAGAAGAAGGAAccttgattaagaaaatgctgccccctcccctccccattagCCTGTAGGTAAGCCTATCAGTGGTTtccttgactaatgattgatgtggaaggccCAGCTCGCTGTGGGaggtgccacctctgggctggttCTGGCTGCTATAAAGAAAGCAGATTGAGTAAGCTGGGAGAACTGAGCcagctcctccatggcctctgcatcagctcctgcctccaggttcctgccctgacttccctcagtgatggactgcaatGTGCGGCTGTAGGCTACGGAGTAAGACTCCTCTACAAGCTGCTTTGAgtttggtgttttgtcacaacagtGATAACCCTAACTCTAGGGGAGTCCCTCAGGCAGCTGGTATGGTCAGATGATGGAGCCAGGACTAGGAAAGGGATTGCTGTTTGAAATGTCGTCAGGAGCTGTCTAACCCAAGGACACGAGCAGCCCATACTGGGCACTAAACAGATgttgccagggcagagaggcagaacctAGACTCAGAGGCAGTTCAGTCGTGGGGTTTTGAGGTAGCAGTGGATGGAGTGAAGATTGGGCCTAGGGGAAAAATTTCCTGTGCCCTCCACAGGTAGGTTGTGTAGggaaggatggggttgggggaaaggTGATAAGGGAAAGTGGGACAAGCCCCTGCCTGCCGCAGGAAAGGAGGTGCCAGCTTAACCCTGGCTATACCTTCTGTGTGTGGGGTCCTGTGTAGGAAGCATCAGGGTCTTCTAAGAATAAGGGATCCACAAGAAGAAACCTGTATGCCCACCCCGCATCCCCACTGCCacccaaaaccccaaaactaCCCACTGAGAGAGGATCCGGAAGTCTCTACCTTCTGTTGCTGTCCACCATGAGCCGCTCATCCCGGGAACTCTGCCATGAGTAGTACCCTGTAAGGAACTTCCAGGCGTCTGCCCTCACGAGGGGATGTAGTCCCTGGGCATGGAGGTCATGAACTCTCAAGATGCTACTCAGAGGGCTTTGCCCAGTGCCATGCCCAACCCTTGTCCCCTTGCCACCCCCCAGTGCCAGGGCAAGGCTGAGGGTAGCCTGGGGACCATACCCTTTCCAGGATGTTAACACAAATGAAGTCTCGTGACTTGGCCAAGTGACCGTTCTCATCGAAGAAGCTGTCCCATTCTGCCTTGTCAATGGGAGGGTTTTTCTTCTCCTGGCAAGAACAACCAGATGAGTCCTCTGCTTGAGTCTGTGGGCTTTCCTTTTAATGTAAGGTGGCTTTCAAACGCCAGGCTCTGGACTCTGTGAGGGACAAAACTCGCAGCCTCTGACTCACTTTTAGAATACTCTACCGGGAGGAAACTACTGAAAATAAGTAGGAAACGAAAATCCAGGATGGACAGTCATGTTCACTGTGCATAACTTACCCAAATGCAAAATGTAAATACCCTCAGTTAAATGTAAATACCCGCAGTTTGAAACGACATTCTCCCTATGCACCAGGGCCACCTCTCCATGTAGTCTGTGGTCTGACACTAGGACTGTCCGTCTGCACGCTGGGCTCTCTAGTCCAGCCATGTCAGTGTTCACAGTACTACCGTTTGTATACCATGTCTGCTATGTAGTATAAGAACGGTACCACATAAActtgaacttaaaaaaaactgaaggTTAGGCACgggggcacatgcctgtaattccacccagcgcttgggaggtagGTGAATCAGGTTTAAGGATACCAaggcctacatagtaagttccaagctGTAtgaagctacacagtgagaccctgttatggtttgccctggagttatctgtatttgaatctaattccactgccccaaggacagctgcctagtcatatACTCCGGACTCAGGTGAcatcaccagaaccttctccccatttaatttgtaaaacacaggtgagggcaggaacagggtaggaggaggcctgtcattggatgagaaggaaggatgggtgggagaagagtttgaaggaggaggaggagatgggaacgggaatggaggaggggagagagagtagCCAGtagacaacatggaaggtgacgttaagattctgctctgtgtatttacaggttgttattaatgttcttaagggatggatggtactggactttgcatgtttaggtgggcaattttatcttatcaattgggtcaaaggttattgtgctgtgtgttctttcatgtgtagatttaagtgtaatggagtgtggggcggctggtctgggccaccacagagttgggatgtgtgtttctggcatggaaacctgcatTGGGatctagataggtagagagattgctgacagctcaaagagaggccttcggcagtgtgatatgggatggagcaaagcaagtgagaggctttgctgactgagattaagatatctagcagatatcttggggcactatagtgccagatctagtgcaggataaagacagttttttattttttatatttttacaacaacaagaccCTACCTCAAGAGCAACAGCAATGAAATAATAGCAAAAATACTGAAGAGAATACCAAGAAAACGctctccattaaaaacaaaagtggggctggagagatggctcagcagttaagagtaccagctgctgttccagaggacccaggttcgattcctagcacccagatggcaactcacaaccagctgtaattccagccttttctggcttccttgggcacagGCACATGTGCGGTACACAGATagacatgcagccaaaacacccatatgcataaaatttaaagaaaaaaaatagtaatttgggttaggagtgtagctcagtccgtagagtacttgcctagcacatgaagctctgggtttgatccccagaaccacatactGGGTTCAACTACACACTCCTGTGGagtcaggaggaccagaagttcaaggttgttcTCAGCTAGGCAGTgaacttgaggccaacctgggatacataagacccagcctcaaaacaaaaccaaaaagctacAGTGATCCTCTTGAAACTTAGAGAGTAAATATGTCTTTTTCCTTTATAacgtattttatgtttttctatgaCTGTGCCGCTTTGATTAAGATAGAAAGATTAAGATAACACAAATTAAACAGTGCATGTGCTCTCTTTTATCTTCCCCGAAAATATAAAGCAGCTGGTCGCAGGAATACTCAGATAAGATGTGCGCATGCCCAGCCTGTGTGGCAGGCACACGTGTGTGCCACACACTTGTGCACCAGTAGTAAGGATAGTGCCtgaaaaacatttacaaaatgacAACTAAGGGTGAGGCCGTGGGGTGAGCAAAAGGTCCCTCTCCCCAGGTGCCACACTGCAGAGGGGTGAGCTGCCGGGAACCCAACCGACTGCTGGCCAGAGCTGTCCCCATCCTTCTAATAACTGGATGTGTAGACGGC
Protein-coding sequences here:
- the Tbc1d21 gene encoding TBC1 domain family member 21 isoform X1; the protein is MTTLSPENSLSARRSATFILEKKNPPIDKAEWDSFFDENGHLAKSRDFICVNILERGLHPLVRADAWKFLTGYYSWQSSRDERLMVDSNRRRNYNSLCQMYEKIQPLLENLHGNFTETRNNIVYDIQKLYDKDPLGNVLIDKKKLEKTLLLSYVCNTKAEYQRGFHEMVMLFQLMVEHDHETFWLFQFFLQKTEHSCVINIGVGKNLDMLNNLITLLDPQFADHLKGKGSGAVQSLFPWFCLCFQRAFKSFDDVWRLWEVLLTGKPCRNFQVLVAYSMLQMVREQALLECMSGDAILMACNKLIDLDADELISAACVVYSELIQKEVPQALKDFFL
- the Tbc1d21 gene encoding TBC1 domain family member 21 isoform X2 yields the protein MTTLSPENSLSARRSATFILEKKNPPIDKAEWDSFFDENGHLAKSRDFICVNILERGLHPLVRADAWKFLTGYYSWQSSRDERLMVDSNRRRNYNSLCQMYEKIQPLLENLHGNFTETRNNIVYDIQKLYDKDPLGNVLIDKKKLEKTLLLSYVCNTKAEYQRGFHEMVMLFQLMVEHDHETFWLFQFFLQKTEHSCVINIGVGKNLDMLNNLITLLDPQFADHLRKGSGAVQSLFPWFCLCFQRAFKSFDDVWRLWEVLLTGKPCRNFQVLVAYSMLQMVREQALLECMSGDAILMACNKLIDLDADELISAACVVYSELIQKEVPQALKDFFL
- the Tbc1d21 gene encoding TBC1 domain family member 21 isoform X3: MTTLSPENSLSARRSATFILGLHPLVRADAWKFLTGYYSWQSSRDERLMVDSNRRRNYNSLCQMYEKIQPLLENLHGNFTETRNNIVYDIQKLYDKDPLGNVLIDKKKLEKTLLLSYVCNTKAEYQRGFHEMVMLFQLMVEHDHETFWLFQFFLQKTEHSCVINIGVGKNLDMLNNLITLLDPQFADHLKGKGSGAVQSLFPWFCLCFQRAFKSFDDVWRLWEVLLTGKPCRNFQVLVAYSMLQMVREQALLECMSGDAILMACNKLIDLDADELISAACVVYSELIQKEVPQALKDFFL